In the genome of Melospiza melodia melodia isolate bMelMel2 unplaced genomic scaffold, bMelMel2.pri scaffold_319, whole genome shotgun sequence, one region contains:
- the ZC3H10 gene encoding zinc finger CCCH domain-containing protein 10, with translation MPDRDGYPASTGAGPGGVSSGDESSSALPDDDICRDFLRNVCKRGKRCRFRHPDISEVTNLGVRKNEFIFCHDFQNKECVRLNCRFIHGTKEDEDCYKKTGELPPRLRQKVAAGLGLSPADLPNSKEEVPICRDFLKGDCQRGAKCKFQHLQRDYEYEARGREQGRRYEPFDGLYEPDEPVLKRRRAEGLYESYEYGFASPRAVEYRLLEEENVLLRKRVEDLKKQVNNLLATNEVLLEQNAQFRNQAKVMTLSSTATASEQPLAPTVTNYNHSIAQTHTTLSSQALQPRPVTQQDLVAPAGAQAAPPANGAPLNPEIAPLSAAAALAQTIAQGMAPPPVSMAPVAVSVAPVAVSMAQPLGGITMSHATTPMVTYPIASQSMRITAMPH, from the coding sequence ATGCCGGACCGGGACGGTTACCCCGCCAGCACCGGCGCCGGCCCCGGCGGCGTCAGCAGCGGCGACGAATCCTCGTCCGCCCTCCCCGACGACGACATCTGCCGCGACTTCCTGCGCAACGTCTGCAAGCGCGGCAAGCGCTGCCGCTTCCGGCACCCCGACATCTCCGAGGTCACCAACCTGGGCGTGCGCAAGAACGAGTTCATCTTCTGCCACGACTTCCAGAACAAGGAGTGCGTGCGCCTCAACTGCCGCTTCATCCACGGCACCAAGGAGGACGAGGATTGCTACAAGAAGACCGGCGAGCTGCCGCCGCGCCTGCGCCAGAAAGTGGCGGCCGGGCTGGGCTTGTCGCCGGCGGATCTGCCCAACAGCAAAGAGGAGGTGCCGATCTGCAGGGATTTCCTCAAAGGGGACTGCCAGCGCGGCGCCAAGTGCAAGTTCCAGCATTTGCAGCGGGATTACGAGTACGAGGCGCGGGGAAGGGAGCAGGGCCGGCGCTACGAGCCCTTCGACGGCCTCTACGAGCCCGACGAGCCGGTGCTGAAGCGGCGGCGAGCCGAGGGGCTCTACGAGAGCTACGAGTACGGCTTCGCCAGCCCGCGCGCCGTGGAGTACcggctgctggaggaggagaacGTGCTGCTCAGGAAGCGCGTGGAGGACCTCAAGAAGCAGGTCAACAACCTGCTGGCCACCAAcgaggtgctgctggagcagaaCGCCCAATTCCGCAACCAGGCCAAGGTGATGACGCTGAGCTCCACGGCCACGGCCAGCGAGCAGCCGCTGGCGCCCACGGTGACCAACTACAACCACAGCATCGCCCAGACTCACACCACgctcagcagccaggccctgCAGCCCCGCCCGGTCACCCAGCAGGATTTGGTGGCGCCGGCGGGCGCTCAGGCCGCGCCTCCCGCCAACGGAGCCCCGTTGAACCCCGAGATCGCGCCGCtgtcggcggcggcggcgctggcgcAGACCATCGCGCAGGGCATGGCGCCGCCGCCCGTGTCCATGGCGCCCGTGGCCGTGTCGGTGGCGCCGGTGGCCGTGAGCATGGCGCAGCCGCTCGGCGGCATCACCATGAGCCACGCCACCACGCCCATGGTCACCTACCCCATCGCCTCGCAGAGCATGAGGATAACGGCCATGCCGCACTGA